From Homalodisca vitripennis isolate AUS2020 chromosome 1, UT_GWSS_2.1, whole genome shotgun sequence, the proteins below share one genomic window:
- the LOC124363121 gene encoding uncharacterized protein LOC124363121 produces METSRSLHKLFKLSFPKLLQQTNLSIQTSNDSQRSFSQLSKLHSFTFPYEFSTRNKKHCNCKCNQMLSANSISSYTQRILFPSVNPDILFMRNVNRPPLLLKKVLLKVNNVKSHNFSTTTNNRFWNKLIPFESQAHMPSKLFAHKAEMEQPATEGVGWAGQPIVKRVHSILPEVYGDVSDIFQPVKELENPKEGCKSRQVSTLTETSKDNPTQFECLEELSADCTKNEVAENVYEKSQKNVAYTMNPVVPEDVKSHVRSHDTISFINDSVKEKLTDKVLSKEMTNEESVHVISKHGENESKQKNIFIRGIKKEGVKIRSGSGFSKTGVVLKTPKKKMRKKTKVCSSRTGSALTVNKKRGAKKKREAKVFRVNKKNKYPTQLVLNQRTYTQPFQKNVLFVENRQLKTDTSSRYPVRQRTEICGEATTDVTKKLNEWKPEMCLVKKTVKTRRRTLVCASKIARDKKKRNLPKCVKPEKKVPPKVLICPPKLEDELAAQGEKCQKQEEVKIRKRTQVCKPVIIFGKEKTEIKVEKVIREKKVRKIRSRHTTICLPTDKSKKKKMSMN; encoded by the exons ATGGAGACAAGCAGATCACTCCACAAACTATTCAAACTTTCATTTCCTAAACTATTGCAACAG acAAACCTTAGCATTCAAACATCTAATGATAGCCAAAGATCTTTCTCTCAACTTTCAAAGCTGCATTCCTTCACATTTCCTTATGAATTTTCCACAAGAAACAAAAAACACTGTAACTGCAAGTGTAATCAA atgctttcagcaaatTCTATTTCAAGTTATACCCAAAGAATTCTTTTTCCATCTGTAAATCCAGACATTTTGTTTATGAGGAATGTAAACCGGCCCCCTTTATTGTTGAAAAAGGTGCTCTTAAAAGTGAACAATGTGAAATCACACAACTTTAGTACAACAACAAACAACCGATTTTGGAATAAGCTGATACCATTTGAAAGTCAAGCTCACATGCCATCTAAACTGTTTGCACATAAGGCTGAGATGGAGCAGCCTGCTACTGAAGGGGTTGGTTGGGCTGGCCAGCCAATCGTCAAGAGAGTCCATTCCATATTACCTGAGGTATATGGTGACGTGTCAGACATCTTCCAGCCAGTGAAGGAGTTGGAAAATCCTAAAGAAGGGTGTAAAAGCCGTCAGGTGTCCACACTGACTGAAACATCTAAAGATAATCCAACACAGTTTGAATGCTTAGAGGAACTATCTGCTGACTGCACCAAAAATGAAGTGGctgaaaatgtttatgaaaaatctCAGAAAAACGTGGCATACACTATGAATCCAGTTGTACCAGAAGATGTCAAGAGTCATGTTAGAAGTCATgatacaatatcttttataaatgaCAGTGTTAAAGAGAAATTAACTGATAAAGTGTTGTCTAAAGAGATGACTAATGAAGAAAGTGTACATGTCATCAGTAAACATGGAGAAAATGAATCaaagcagaaaaatatatttataagaggTATTAAGaaagaaggagtaaaaattagaagTGGAAGTGGATTTTCAAAAACTGGGGTTgttttaaaaacacctaaaaaGAAAATGCGAAAGAAGACTAAAGTTTGCTCTTCAAGGACAGGATCTGCACTGACTGTCAACAAAAAAAGAGGTGCTAAAAAGAAGAGAGAAGCAAAAgtttttagagtaaataaaaaaaataaatatccaacTCAACTTGTTTTAAATCAACGTACCTATACACAACCATtccagaaaaatgttttattcgtgGAAAACAGACAGTTAAAAACGGACACAAGTTCTAGATATCCTGTTAGGCAAAGAACAGAAATTTGTGGAGAAGCAACTACAGATGTAACAAAGAAACTGAATGAATGGAAACCAGAAATGTGTTTGGTAAAAAAAACAGTCAAAACTAGACGAAGAACCCTTGTTTGTGCTTCTAAAATTGCAAGAGATAAGAAAAAACGTAACTTGCCTAAGTGTGTAAAGCCAGAAAAAAAGGTGCCTCCCAAAGTATTAATCTGTCCACCAAAATTGGAAGATGAGTTAGCGGCACAAGGTGAAAAATGTCAGAAACAGGAAGAAGTCAAAATCAGAAAAAGAACTCAGGTTTGCAAACCAGTGATCATATTTGGTAAAGAAAAAACCGAAATCAAAGTCGAAAAAGTCATTCGTgagaaaaaagtaagaaaaataagaTCTAGACACACTACTATATGCCTACCAacagataaaagtaaaaaaaagaaaatgtcaaTGAATTGA